DNA sequence from the Parambassis ranga chromosome 1, fParRan2.1, whole genome shotgun sequence genome:
CCAAATTAAGGTACCAAAGTACTTTAATTTGGGAATTTCACTGACAGAACTGCACAAAATACACATAACTGTGACTCTGCATGCCTCATAATTATAATccattctctcctctctttggcAGATGGGCTTCTTATGAGCTGTGGGAGCAGCGTTTGTCCTTTAGGCGAGGACTGCATCAGTATTAATGGGTCTGCCCGATGTGCTGACCCATGTGATCACTACACTGTACTGAATGATACGTGGCGATCAACAAATAACTCAATCAGTAATAATGTTCATGCTTGGCACGGTGATTATTACATTACCTGGCAAGGCTGGTATCGTCTGTTTCTGGGACAATATAGTGCTCGAATTCCAGAGAGGTGTGTGGAAACATACAGATGTGGAACTCATGCTCCCTTGTGGATAACAGAACCTCACCCCACACAGTGCAGTGAAATTGTAAATCGTACTGTGTGTGGTGCCTGGACTAGTGGCTGCTGCCAATATCCACAAAACAACATCTATGTCAAACGCTGCTATGGAAACTTCTATGTCTACAAACTTGTGCAGCCAATTTGCTGTGGCTTCGCATACTGTGCAGGTATTGTTCCACTTCAAATATCTCTAATATCCATTAATTTCCCTGACAATACAAATGAGCTGTTGTTCTCTAAATCAAAGTTTTCAGTtcctttttttataattttctttGTCAATAGAGGTGAACACAACCAATCCTAGAACCAGCTCCAGTGTGGATCTCTCCTTTGATGGACAGTGGGGGACAGTGTGTGAGGATTCCTGCAACCTGAATAATGCGAACAGCAAATGTTACCGCCTTAAATTGTCTTACGTTTAGTTTTGAATgacccagaagcagacaggggaTAGGCTTTAGGttattttaaatacacaaaggCTAAGGTAATTCCAAAAGTCCATTTAGGTAGTTGGAAGGTAGTCAGTGTTTGAGTAGACAGGTCCAACTGAGAATAAAAACTGAAGCCTCATCAAATGATGGATGTTTAAGTTTCAGAATTACAGAAAGTAAAATGTTGGTCTTGCCTTAGCTAGCATGTTGTTATCACCCCTAGCTATCAGCTCAGCTGAGGTGTGTTCTGTGAGAATGTGTTGCTGCACCTGTGACCATAATCAGGAGGAGGTGTTTTTTATATCTTCTATATTtcatcatgtctgtgtttaatgtaaCAGATGTTACTGATCTGAGAGTTTTTCGGATTTGGAcatggtctcctcctcttcctcttccttctcctacAGTGATATCATGTTTGTTATTTATGCTGTCCTCATAATAATATGCTGatgaagactctcagtcatccaggtcatattcgttAACCAggctgaagcaaggcatctggacttgaagagttttcttgaagatgtttccctgCTCATCCTAGCAGCTTCATCATCCTAATATATACAGATGCTTTGAAATTTACACAGCCTGGATCAttacaacaaataaaaataaataaatgtgtgaatgaGGCTCAGGTGTGCCAGCAGCCAGCCGCCAGGAAACCACAAGCAGCCAGTCTGAAAGAAAAGAACCTCCCTCCAGGAAGCAGAACGCACACAACCAGGAGTCCTTTAAATATCAACCAGGAGACCACACATCATCAAATTGTCCTCTGCACAGAAACAGGTCTATAACGTCCTCGTGTGGTaaggttaaaataataaataagtatAACAAGTTAAAAAGATAAATGTCTAAGCTCAATAGAGATTGGTGTTCAATAATCACTAAAAACCATTTGCTTAAATTGAGTAACTTGTGCTTAGAATAACAAAGCTATAAAACAGCTCAAATTTGATTGAAAGAAAAAGCTAAAATGGTTATAAAAAGAGAGGTGGAAGGCAAAATCATTGTTTACTTTCCTCCTGCAATCTGTGCTCGCCTAGGACAGTCTTAATCCTGATAGATTGCTTTGGTCTGGTTCAGACCCTAGTGGGGAATCGCGGTAGTTTCTCCATTCGTGATTAAGCTCCTGATGAGACAACACCGTGATTTCACTGTTCTTATTGTTTCTCCCCTTATCCAGGTAAAATCACCATTGTTTATTCAGCAACGTTATATTGATAGTTTCCAAACATGAGCGAGCATATTTGTAGCATGTATTTCTAAGTTTCCAGTGTTTGAGTTGTGCTTGTGCACCTGCGAGTGAGTGAGCACGGCGCATGTCCGTCATTCTGTGAAGCGAGGAGAGGCGTGgcacattgttgttgttgctggattTGAGGAGtgtttatattaaattatatatattaaagagAGTTGAATCTCAGGGGAATTGTACTGTTGTTTATATGcatagtattagtattagtttGTATCAAGAAAATGttgtatttgcatttgttttattttgttggaCATCTGTGAATGAAGTACAGCTCCTGATAAAGCTCCTGATGAGACAACACCGCGATTTCATTCTTCTTATTATTTCTCCCCTTATCCAGGGGCTGTAACGCTCACCCTCTCAGCCACTGACAGTTTCTCAGCGTCCGCTTCTTTCACCCACTGCTGGATTTCTACAGAGGTTaattaaagttttaaaaacatctttgtgtttttcaggaagtgtgtgttgtggATGTGGTTCATGATGGAAGTGCCTTTGGGAGTTTTTTctctcatgctgctgcacattttCACAGGAAGCACTTCAGGTAAGTTGTCCTaaacttttctgtcttttcctgtttttgttacaCATTGTTTAATTGGAACAATTGGATCCTCACAAATATGAACTTGTTACTTTATGTTTTCTGAGCTTCTCTCTGTATTACCTGCATGGTTCTGGGCCATAAGAAGGAATAAATTGCCACATTGGACTAAACTAAGTGATCAAAATGCTACTGCATGTGGACAAGTTATattatgttgctgtgttttgtttaatttaatccTGTTATATACTGTAAATCTAAATTCAGAGAACCAACAGGCCTGCATTTCCCAGAAGCATGcagttatattattatattattattattattattattattattattattatattatatatacattttcagAGCATCCTTAAATACTGGtaatagacagacacactcagctgtggCCTTTCATCTATTATCTTATTATAAGAGTAATTAAAATTCATGCCAAAATAAATATGTGTTAAAGTCACAATGTAGTTAAGCCACAACAATTATAAACCACTTGATTCAGTTTTTTATGTATAATTATTCTATTTAATTACATCATGGATAATAAGAACAAGGAcccacacatagacacacacagagactggtTCCAGTAATGACACCCATCTTTTACCACTCCAGGATCTCCAAGTTTTCCACCCATAGGTTTTCTGAGCATGTTAAGGCTCAGAGTTGGAGGCACTCTTCATAATGCATAACCTACAGTTCttaatgtaatgtaacagtTTTATACAAAGAAGTCACCCGTCACACAGTTGAATATTATATGTCAACATGTTTATctgtgctgtaaagttggacattttaacacggaGATCTACAGCCATTACTAACTCATTGTTGGCACCACCACCTTGTAGCTGTAAGGTGGTGGTAATTCCCAAATTAAAGTACCAAAGTACTTTAATTTGTGAATTTCAGTgacaaaactgcacaaaatACACATAACTGTGACTCTGCATGCCTCATAATTATAATccattctctcctctctttggcAGATGGGCTTCTTATGAAGTGTGGGAGCAGCGATTGTCCTTTAGGTGAGGACTGCATCAGTATTAATGGGTCTGACCGATGTGCTGACCCATGTGATCACTACACTGTACTGAATGATATGTGGCGTTCAACAAATAACTCAATCAGTAATGGTGGTACCACACACTGTGATCAACACATTACCTGGCAAGGCTGGTATTGTCTGTTTCTGGGACAATATAATGCTCAAATTCCAGAGAGGTGTGTGGCAACAGACAGATGTGGAACTCATGCGCCCATGTGGATAACAGAACCTCACCCCACACACTACAATAAAATTGTAAATCGTACTGCGTGTGGTGCCTGGGTTAGTGGCTGCTGCTCTTTTCCACCAAACGACATCTATGTCAAACGCTGCTATGGAAACTTCTATGTCTACAAACTTGTGCAGCCAAATGGGTGTAACCTTGCATACTGTGCAGGTATTGTTCCACTTCAAATATCTCTAATAGCCATTAATTTCCCTGACAATGCAAATTCACTTCCTTTCTAATCATTTTCTTTGTCAATAGAGGTGAACACAACCAATCCTAGAACCAGCTCCAGTGTGGATCTCTCCTTTGATGGACAGTGGGGGACGGTGTGTGAGGATTTCTGCAACCTGAATAATGCCAACTGCAAATGTTACCACCTTAAATTGTCTTATGTTTAATTTTGAAggacccagaagcagacaggggaTAGGTTTTAGGTTATTTTAATTACACAAAGGCTAAGGTAATTCCAAAAGTCAATTTTGGTAGTTGGAAGAAAAGTGACTGGGCTGGTTTGGATgatgaagcaaggcatctggactctacaagtccaaacCTTAAAAAAGTCACTAATCTGTATCTCGAAAAACACACTAGAAAACTGCAACTCGAGGTGCGCAGCGATGAGAGAGTTACCACAAGTGGAGCCGTGTCAAAGCATATAAGCAGTGGAGATGAGTGAATGAAGCTCAGGTGTGCCAGCAGCCAGCTGCCAGGAAACCACACCCAGCCATTCTGAAAGAAAAGAACCTCCCACCAGGAGGCAGATCACACACAACCAGGAGTCTTTTAAAAGTCAACCAGGAGACCACACATCATCAAATCGTCCTCTGCACAGAAACAGGTCTATAAAGTCCTCACTCTCTCAGCCACTGACAGTTTCTCAGTGTCCGCTTCTTTCTGGATTTCCACAGAGGTTAAGTaaagttttaaaaacatctttgtgtttttcaggacgtgtgtgttgtggatgtggttcatgatgatttttttctctcaagcTGCTGCAAATTTTGACAGGAAGCACTTCAGAAAAGTTGTGCTAAACTtctctgtcttttgtttttgttacaaaaataaatcataaataaaattataatctgtactgtgttgttttcatttttgctaCAGACATGACATTCTACATAAAATGCAATGTATTTACATATTGTGTTATTTAACTTATGTTAACTTTGGTGAGCTGTTGTCTTTTCCTCTGGCGCCATCTGGTGGATGATATGTGCTCAGTTACTTATAGTTGGGTTGCAATCATGACAAAATGCATACCATAAAACAACAATACAGGCAACAAACTGTccaaaaataaagtaaaataaaaatcaaaaaacaaacaggaagttcaaAGAAGACAGCATGTTGTACACTGCCATTGTATATGATGTTGGGCTAATATATCTGAATTCTTTTTCCAGGCCAAGTCTATAAGCCCTGACCTCAACCTGCATCACTGCTATCTGAACTTCCATCATCATGCATGGCCTGAGGAGTCCAtccctcatcttcttcctctaaTGGTCTATAGTCATTGAGGCTGGATATGTGGGGCTTTTTGGACAGGGGGACTATGGTGGAGGACTTTAGGCAGGGTGGGACAGTGGACTGGGCGAGTGATTGGTTGAAGATCTTTGTAAGGATTCCAGccagctggtcagcacagtccTTTAGCACATGTCCTGGGATTCCATCAGGACCATCCGCCTTCCTCGGGTTGACAGCCTGCAATGTGCGCCTCACCTCATGCTCCTCAAGAGTGAGAATCATGCTGCTGTGGGCCTGGTGGGGCTGTGCTGTTTCAGGTGCTGTGGCGTCAAAGCGGGCAAAGATGATGTTCAGCTCCTCTGCCAGTGCGAGGTCACCTCCGATGTTACCTACTTACTACCTGCCACACCTGCCGGCTGTTGTTGCTGCCTAGATGGTCCTCAACCCTCCTCCTGTAGTCTGCTTTGGCCTCTGAAGGCTCTCTTTTCTTTAAGTTTGCTCGGGCTGTGTTGTATTGGTCTCTGTTGCTGACCTAAATGCAGAGTTCCTTTCTCTAAGTAGCTGCTGGACCTTCTGGGTCATCCATGGTTTGTGGTTTGGGTATATCCGGATGCGCTTGTTCACTGTGACAGTGTCTGCAGTTCTTGATGTAGCATAATACACTTGTCTGTGAACGTTTCCAGGTCCTGATGTTCAAAGACCTCCAGGTTAGTCCTGTCAAAGCGGTCCTTCAGCTGCTGGGAGGCAGGTTGCAACAGTCTTTGTAATGGTAGGTGCGGTCTTCTTGAGGGGGGCATATGCTGGAATTAAAAGCATGCACAGATGGTCGGACTGgcccaggtgttgtagtggtTCAGTCCTGTAGCCCAGTTTGATGTTGGAGTAAACCTTGTCAGTGTTCACACCACTAGTTGCGCATTTGACATGCTGGTGGAATTTAGGGAGTGCTGCATGTCAGGAAATATGTCTGCGTGGTCTGTTAGTACAAACGGAGATGAAGGAGGGTATGTTGAGGTGCCTCTGTCCATGCTTCTAATTCCAGCATATGCCCCCCTCTAGAAGACTTAGGATGTTTAAATTTCAGAATTACAGAAAGTTACAGTGTTGGTCTTGCCTTAGCTAGCATGTTGTTAGCACCCCCAGCTATCAGCTCAGCTGAGGTGTGTTCTGTGAGAATGTGTTGCTGCACCTGTGACCATAATCAGGAGGAggtgttttttatttcttctttcctctgaaCTCCAGATAAATGGAGATTTAACTGATAAATGGAGATTATCTGGAGAAACGCAGATAAACTGGTTCTGGGAGT
Encoded proteins:
- the LOC114446745 gene encoding uncharacterized protein LOC114446745, which codes for MMEVPWGVFSLMLLHILTGSTSDGLLMSCGSSVCPLGEDCISINGSARCADPCDHYTVLNDTWRSTNNSISNNVHAWHGDYYITWQGWYRLFLGQYSARIPERCVETYRCGTHAPLWITEPHPTQCSEIVNRTVCGAWTSGCCQYPQNNIYVKRCYGNFYVYKLVQPICCGFAYCAEVNTTNPRTSSSVDLSFDGQWGTVCEDSCNLNNANSKCYHNTVISLFLLFLPLSRKCVLWMWFMMEVPLGVFSLMLLHIFTGSTSDGLLMKCGSSDCPLGEDCISINGSDRCADPCDHYTVLNDMWRSTNNSISNGGTTHCDQHITWQGWYCLFLGQYNAQIPERCVATDRCGTHAPMWITEPHPTHYNKIVNRTACGAWVSGCCSFPPNDIYVKRCYGNFYVYKLVQPNGCNLAYCAEVNTTNPRTSSSVDLSFDGQWGTVCEDFCNLNNANCKCYHLKLSYV